From the Daucus carota subsp. sativus chromosome 8, DH1 v3.0, whole genome shotgun sequence genome, one window contains:
- the LOC135148422 gene encoding uncharacterized protein LOC135148422, with protein MRANTETEAWDILQGEYLGDHAKVQTIKLQTLRRELENIKMKEDETFNDFSTRFFELINQMKSFGEDITDKRQVEKILVCLPEKLNTIVSMIEETKYLATLTVQELMGSLKSFEQRTSRQSEKPVEAAFQSKLNISNQKQGESSTITQFRGGRNLIYNFRNFRNGSRGKGRPDFDCRSRDIQQANQMNFQKQNEDSHTTFYACQSTMHQKNERWLLDSGCSNHMSPPEEIFCNIDSSI; from the exons ATGCGAGCCAATACAGAAACGGAGGCTTGGGACATTCTTCAAGGAGAATATCTAGGAGATCATGCAAAGGTACAAACTATTAAACTCCAAACCTTAAGAAGAGAATTGgagaatataaaaatgaaagaagatGAAACTTTTAATGATTTCTCTACTAGATTTTTTGAGTTGATAAATCAAATGAAATCATTTGGAGAAGACATTACTGACAAAAGACAGGTGGAAAAAATTCTTGTTTGTCTGCCGGAAAAATTGAATACTATCGTTTCAATGATTGAAGAAACAAAGTATCTTGCAACCTTAACTGTTCAAGAACTCATGGGGTCTCTGAAATCATTTGAGCAAAGGACGTCCAGACAATCTGAAAAACCTGTTGAAGCAGCATTTCAGTCAAAGCTCAATATCTCAAATCAAAAGCAAGGAGAAAGTTCAACTATCACTCAGTTTCGTGGAGGCAGGAacctaatatataattttcgaaATTTCAGGAACGGATCAAGAGGAAAAGGCAGGCCAGATTTTG ACTGCAGATCACGTGATATTCAACAAGCAAACCAGATgaattttcagaaacaaaatgaaGATTCTCACACAACCTTCTATGCATGCCAGAGCACGATGCATCAGAAAAATGAAAGATGGCTCCTGGACAGTGGCTGTAGCAATCATATGTCACCACCGGAAGAAATTTTCTGCAACATTGATTCAAGCATTTAA